The bacterium sequence CAGACGCCTGCGGGAACGCGCGCGTGGCTGGCCACGGCGTTTCACGTCGGCGCCCCGGGAGGCGTGGTGATCGATCCGGTGTCTCGCCTGCTCGGCGGGGACGTCCGCGTGCCGATCGCGACCCAGTATCCGCCGAACGATATCACGCAGAACTTCCAGCTCGCCACGGCGTTCCCGCTCGCGACGCCGCTTGTGCCGAACGTGAAGACCCCCGGCGTGACCATGACGCCGGTCGTCCAGAGTTCGGCGGCGAGCTACGTGAAGGTCAATACCGCGACCGAGGATCTCCGGTTCCAGCAGGGGACGGACATCAAGGGGCCCGCGGTGCTCGCCGTGGAAATCTCGCCCAATCCGTCGCCGGCGCCGCCCGCACCGGCGGCTGGCGGGGCGAAGGGCGCGCCGCCGGCGGTCCCGGGGCCGAAGGGCTCGGCTGTGATCCTCGGCAACAGCTCGTTCGTCAGAAACACGTACGTCGGACTCGTGGGCAACCGGGATCTGTTCACCAGCACGGTCGCGTGGCTGACACAGTCCGGCGACCTCGTCAGCATCGCGCCCCGGGCCACCCCGTTTGAGGCGTTCCTCATCACCGGGCAGCAGGGACGGTATCTGTTCATCGGGAGCGTGATCGCACTTCCGCTCCTGTTGCTTGTGCTCGGGGGGTCCATCTATCTGCAGAGGCGGGCCCTGTGAACCCACGCGTCACGATGATCCTTGCCGTGGTGGTCGCCGCGATCGCAGCGTACATCTTTGCCGTGGACCGGCCGCAGGCGCAGCGCGCGGAACAGGCCAAACACCTCATCCAGTTCCAGAAGAGCGAGATCACCGGTGTGTCGCTCATGACGTCCAAAGGCACCGTCGCGTTGGCCCGGCGGGACGCGACCCACTGGGATATCACGCAACCGTACAGCACGCCTGCGGCGTCGTTCTCGGTGAGCGACCTGTTGGACGCGGTGACCGGCATCGTCCCGCAGCGAACGCTCGGTGCCGTCGGACAGGATGCCGCCGCGTACGGGCTAAACGCGCCGGACGTCAAGATGACGCTGCGCGCTACGGGCGGGAAGACCGTGACGGTGGAGTTGGGCAAGGCCTCCCCGGTGGGGACGGCGATCTACGCCCGGCTTGACCCGGGCGCGGTCTACTTGCTGGATGCGGCGGTCAAGGATTCCCTGTCCAAGTCCGCGGCGGACCTGCGCCAGAAGACGCTCGCCGACTTCGCGAACGCAGACGTCCAGCAGGTCCGCATCGCGTCGGCCGACTCGACGCTGGTCGTGGATCGCACGGGTCCCGATCGGTGGCGGATCGAGGGCGCCGGGGCGCCGCATGCGCATCCTGCCTGGCCCGCGGACGACTTCAAGGTGACGGACATGTTCTTCCCGCTGACGACCTCAGAGGCGAAACGGTTCCACGACGGGGTGACCGACCTCCGTCCGTACGGGCTGGATCACCCCGCCGTTACGATGGATCTTGCGCTGAAGGGACACCCGGAGCCGCTTCGGATCCTGGTCGCGCCGGGTGGGAAAGTCGCCTACGGCATGATCGCGGGCGCCCACACGGTGCTTGAGCTCGACCCCACGATTGTGGGCAAAGTGGCGCCCGCGGCGATCACGCTTCTCAGCACGCGCGTGCTCCCGTACAATCCGGCGGATCTCACGACGTTCACGTGGCGGCGGAACGGGCAATCGCTCGAGGTCCACCGCCAGGGGCCCGGGTTCACGGGCGGCCGGTTGAGCGACCAAGACGTCTCGGATATGTTCTCCGCCATGAACCTGCTTGACGCCGACTCGGTTCGGGCGGTCGCCGCGTCTCCCCAGGCCGCGCCGGCGTTCGAGATCAGGACCGACGGAGGTACGGACGCGCGCTTTGCGGTCCGGTTCTATCCGCAACCCAAAGGCGGGTGGCTCGTCACCGATCAGGCGTTGGGCTTGGAGTACGTCGTGGCCGCCAACGCCCTCGACGCGCTCCCGACGTCGATCAAGACGTTTCTCGGGTTGCCGGCTCAACCCGGCGCGCCGAGCTCGGGAGGACACGGCCCCGCGGTGACGCACCCGGGCGCCACCCCGCCGCCGGCGGGCACACCCCACAAGCCGTAGTCGGCCCACCGCGGTCGCGGCCTTGGCGTGCCGTGGAACGCGGGCCCGGGGTGGGAGGGTACGAGCGACTGATCGGCGAACGTGTTCGCGACTTCGACAAACGTCGCAGCTACGGACGGGCTTCGCATGAGGTCGAACATTCCTCGCCGCCGAATCACCGGGTTTTGCGTCGCGTGCCTTCTGGTCCTCGTGCTCATCGTTCCGTCCGTGTTCGCCGTCTCGCCGCCGAATCTGTGGCCCACGGTGCTCGCGGCCGCGAGCCTCGACCTCCCCGTCGCATCGGGAGTCCAGTACCATCACACCACACTCGCCACGGCCGACGGCCCGCTCGAGGTGCATCAGATGCAGGTGGATCTGAGCAACCCCACCGTTCGGCTGGGGGTGGGACTCGCCAGGGATCGTCTGATGAGCGACGACGAGCCAGTGTCCTCGATGGCGCTCCGCACCGGGGCGATCGCGGGCGTCAACGCGGACTACTTTGACATTCACCAGTCCGGCATTCCGCTCAACATCGTGCTGCAAAACGGGCAGCTGCTGCGCAGCCCGTGGCGGTGGGTGGCGCTCGTCGTCGATAAGGACGGCGCCGCCCGGATCGTTCGCTACCGTTGGACGGGTACGCTGGTGCTCCCCGAGACGGGAGAGACGCGTCCGCTCGAAGGCTACAACACCGGACTGATTCCGAACGGAATCGTGCTGATGTCCAACATCCGGGGGTACGGCGTGCCACCGCCGGATCCGGGCGCGCGTCAGATGGTCGTCGAGCTGACGCCTCCCGACGAGACGGGGCGGTCCTTCGTGAAGCAGGTGTGGCCGCAACAGGCGTTCTACGCGCCGTTCCCCAACAACGATGTCATCCTCGTGGGCCTCGGCGCGGGGGCGGACTGGCTGGGTCGGCTCAACGCGGGCAGCCCGGTGCAACTCAACCTGACGACCGACCCGGACTGGCACGACGCAGAGGTCGCGATCGGGGGCGGCCCTGTGCTGGTGCAGAACGGACAGGTCGTCGAGGATCCCGACGCCCCCTCGCCAAAGGAGCGGGATTATCGGTACCCTGTGAGCGCCGTGGGGATCGGACCGGACGGACACACGCTCACGTTCGTCGAGGTTGACGGCCGACAGCCGGCGCTCAGCATCGGGGTCACCCGGCCGCAACTCGCGGACTACATGCGGCGTATCGGCGCGGCTCAGGCGATGGCGTTCGACAGCGGCGGGTCCGCGACGATGGTGGTGCGCCTGCCGGGCGCTCCGGCCCCGACCGTGGTGAACTCACCGTCGGACGGCACGGAACGTCCGGTCGCCGACGCCGTCCTCATCTACAGTTCGGCCGTGCCCGGCGCGCCGGCGCGGCTGCTCGTGAACGGAGGGCGGCCGCTCGACCTGTTTGCGGGTACCACCGCAGCGCTGTCGTTGATCGGCGTCGATGCGCAGGGGAATCCGACCGCGCTGACCGATCCTGTTGAGGCGACGACCTCGCCGGCCAATCTTGTTACCGTTGGCGGCGACGTGAACGCCGCCGTGACCGCCGGACCGTCCGCGGGGACCGGGACGCTCACGGTCCAGAGCGGGCAGGCGGCCGGCTCGATCCCGGTCACGGTGGTCACGCGGCTGAGCAAACTCGTGGTGAGCCCCGCGTCGGCGAACGTGGCGCCGGGCGCCGGCGCCCAGTTTACGATGCAGGCGCAGGGTGCCGCCGGGCGGGCGGTGATCCTGTCCGGCGGCATCGCTTCGTGGAGCGTGACCCCAGGCCGGCTGGGCAGGATCTCGCCGTCGGGCGTGTTTGTCGCCGGCGACGCGGCCGGCGCCGGCACGATCACGGTGCAGGCGGGGGGCGCGGTCGGTCGAGCCCGGGTGACGATCGGCAGCACGGCGAAATATCTCACCGAGTTTGATCGCGGTGAGTGGACGTTTCGCGGCTACCCCAATACCGTGACCGGTTCGGTGGCGCTCGTGACCGATCCGGGACACGACGGCCACCCGTCTGCGAAGCTGACCTTCGGTCTCGACGGCACGGGAACGCGCGCGGCGTATCTGCTCTCTCAGGTGCCGCTTCCCGGTGCTCCGTCGGGGATCACGCTGTGGGTCTACGGGGACGGCAGCGGGGTCTGGTTGCGCGGCGCGTTCGACCAGGCAAACGGTGATCGCGGCACGGTGACCCTGGCGCGGCACGTGGACTGGACCGGGTGGCGGTCCATCACCGTGCAGCTTCCCGCGGGCCTGGCATTCCCCATCGCGTGGGCGACGTTCTACGTCGTGGAGACCGATCCGTCGCGAACGCCCCACGGGATCATCTATCTCAGCAGTCCGCGCGTGATCTATCCGACCGGTGACGCGGGGTAGCGCGGGACCCATCCCCGGAGGCGACGCGGCGATCTGCTGGAGGGCGCCCGCTGCCGAGCGTCGCACGTGTCGGGCGCTTCCCGGACCATGATGGCCTATGCCGTGAGAAGTCTGCTGAGCCTCATGCTTGCGGCGGTGCTGCTCGTCGGCGCGCCCGCGCCGGGGCTGCCTCAGCCGCCGCCAACGCTTGCGGCGGCGGTCACCGCCTACTCGGGCGGTGATCTTCCCGGCGCACGTGCCATGCTCACGTCGCTGGCGCAGGATCCCGGCGCCGATGGCGGACGGGCGTCGTATCTCCTTGGTGTCGTGGATCTCGCGACCACTCAGTACGCGGACGCCGAGGCGTCCTTCGATCGGGCGGGACAGGCGCTTCCGGTCCTCGCCGACTGCGCCTTGTACTATCAGTCTCTTGCCGCGCTCGACGCGGGCCAGTATGGACCGGCCGCCCAGCGATTTCAGGAGCTCCTCGTGCGCTTTCCACAGAGCACGCTCCGGGGGCTCGCGCTGTTCCAACGCGCGGAGAGTCTGAGGGGGCAGGGCTCACCCGACGCCCCCGATGCCTACCACGTTTACCTCGAAGCGTTTGGGGCAGGACAACATGCCGCCCAAGCATGGTACGAAATGGGGACGACGCTCGAGAGCCAGAACCGGTGGGCGGACGCGGCGCAGGCGTACCGCCGCGTGCTGTGGGTATTCCCCGACGCTAGCTACGCGCGGTCGGCGTACCTGCGGCTTCGCACACTCGCCTCTGCGCACGTGCTGCCGCCCGACGCGACCCCTCCCGTGGCCGTGTATCAGCGAGGGGCGAACGACTTCGCGGCCGGGAGGATGGGGGCCGCGCGCGCCGAGCTGATGCAGGCGCTCCACATGCCCGGCGGGTGGATCGTCGCAGACGGCGCGCTCTACACGCTTGGCGTGATCGCGTACCAGGCGCAACGGCTCGACGAGGCGACCGCGGCGTTTCAGCAGGACGTGGCGCTCAAGCAGATGCACGCGGACGACTCGCTGTACTATCTCGTGCGCATCGCGCTGACACGGGGCCGGGACGCCGATGCGCTCGCAACCGCGCGGCTACTCGCGCGGACGTACCCGCGGTCGTCGCTGGCGCCGCGAGGGCTGTACGCGGTCGCCGCGGCCCGCGAGGACCGCGGCACCGGGGGGCCCGCGGTGGCGCTGTTCCGTGAGGCGGCCAGCCGATTCCCCGGGACGCGCTGGGGCGATCGAGCGCTGTGGGAGGCCGGGTGGATTCAGTACCGGCTGCGCGCATGGCAGGACGCGCTCGCCGCCTGGCGTCAGCTCGCGAACACGGCCGGTGACACGGAGATGGCGCCCGCCGGATCGTATTGGGCGGCCCGCGCGGCGGCTGCGGCCGGAGACGGCGCCGGCGCGTCCGACGCATACCGCCAGACGGCGGCGAAGTTTGGGGACAGTTTCTACGGTCAGATGGCTGCTGCCCAGATCGGTGTGCCGCTGCGCGTCCCGATCGCGCAACCCATGGCGGATTTGCCTCCCGGCGAGCTCGCAACGCTGGATCGATTCCGGGAACTGGATGCGCTCGCGCAGACGGCCGACGCGACCCGGGAGCTGGAAGCGGCGGCGGCCCAGGCGCCGCCTGCGGATCGAGCCGCCGTGACGCTGGTGCTGGGTCAGTATTACGAGCGTCAACAGCAAGTCGCCCGGGGGATCCTCGCCGCCGAGCAGGCGCAGGCGTTGTACGCTGGAACGCCCGGCGCTGGCATGCCGCTCGCGCTGTGGGAGGCGTTATATCCCCAAGCGGCCTGGCAGACGATCACCCAGGCGGCGGGACGCACGGGGACGGATCCGTACTTGGTTGCGGGTGTGATGCGTGAGGAGAGCCGGTTCGATCCGAGCGCGGTGTCGCCCGCGGGCGCCTATGGACTGATGCAGCTCATGCCGGGGACGGCCAAGAGCGCCGCGCGCACCGTCGGCGTGGCCCCACCCGACCTTGGAAAGTTGACGGATGCGCAGACCAACGTGCTGTTGGGCGCCGTCGTGCTCGCGGAACTGCTCAAGCAGTTCGGACGCGCGGATCTGGCCGTGGCCGCCTACAACGCCGGGCCGGAGGCGGTCAAACGGTGGCAGGGGCAACGCGCCGCGGCGGATGCCGCAACCTTCGACGAGACGATCCCGTACCCGGAGACCCGTGCGTACGTCAAGGTGGTCCTGCAATCGGCGGCGATGTATCGCTGGCTCTACCGGGATGGGCATCCGGCCCCGCCATAAAGGGCGCGACACGCACATCGCTCGGTCCAGGAACTCCTGACCCGCAAGGGTATCTACGCCGATCCCGCAG is a genomic window containing:
- a CDS encoding phosphodiester glycosidase family protein, with amino-acid sequence MRSNIPRRRITGFCVACLLVLVLIVPSVFAVSPPNLWPTVLAAASLDLPVASGVQYHHTTLATADGPLEVHQMQVDLSNPTVRLGVGLARDRLMSDDEPVSSMALRTGAIAGVNADYFDIHQSGIPLNIVLQNGQLLRSPWRWVALVVDKDGAARIVRYRWTGTLVLPETGETRPLEGYNTGLIPNGIVLMSNIRGYGVPPPDPGARQMVVELTPPDETGRSFVKQVWPQQAFYAPFPNNDVILVGLGAGADWLGRLNAGSPVQLNLTTDPDWHDAEVAIGGGPVLVQNGQVVEDPDAPSPKERDYRYPVSAVGIGPDGHTLTFVEVDGRQPALSIGVTRPQLADYMRRIGAAQAMAFDSGGSATMVVRLPGAPAPTVVNSPSDGTERPVADAVLIYSSAVPGAPARLLVNGGRPLDLFAGTTAALSLIGVDAQGNPTALTDPVEATTSPANLVTVGGDVNAAVTAGPSAGTGTLTVQSGQAAGSIPVTVVTRLSKLVVSPASANVAPGAGAQFTMQAQGAAGRAVILSGGIASWSVTPGRLGRISPSGVFVAGDAAGAGTITVQAGGAVGRARVTIGSTAKYLTEFDRGEWTFRGYPNTVTGSVALVTDPGHDGHPSAKLTFGLDGTGTRAAYLLSQVPLPGAPSGITLWVYGDGSGVWLRGAFDQANGDRGTVTLARHVDWTGWRSITVQLPAGLAFPIAWATFYVVETDPSRTPHGIIYLSSPRVIYPTGDAG
- a CDS encoding transglycosylase SLT domain-containing protein, producing the protein MRSLLSLMLAAVLLVGAPAPGLPQPPPTLAAAVTAYSGGDLPGARAMLTSLAQDPGADGGRASYLLGVVDLATTQYADAEASFDRAGQALPVLADCALYYQSLAALDAGQYGPAAQRFQELLVRFPQSTLRGLALFQRAESLRGQGSPDAPDAYHVYLEAFGAGQHAAQAWYEMGTTLESQNRWADAAQAYRRVLWVFPDASYARSAYLRLRTLASAHVLPPDATPPVAVYQRGANDFAAGRMGAARAELMQALHMPGGWIVADGALYTLGVIAYQAQRLDEATAAFQQDVALKQMHADDSLYYLVRIALTRGRDADALATARLLARTYPRSSLAPRGLYAVAAAREDRGTGGPAVALFREAASRFPGTRWGDRALWEAGWIQYRLRAWQDALAAWRQLANTAGDTEMAPAGSYWAARAAAAAGDGAGASDAYRQTAAKFGDSFYGQMAAAQIGVPLRVPIAQPMADLPPGELATLDRFRELDALAQTADATRELEAAAAQAPPADRAAVTLVLGQYYERQQQVARGILAAEQAQALYAGTPGAGMPLALWEALYPQAAWQTITQAAGRTGTDPYLVAGVMREESRFDPSAVSPAGAYGLMQLMPGTAKSAARTVGVAPPDLGKLTDAQTNVLLGAVVLAELLKQFGRADLAVAAYNAGPEAVKRWQGQRAAADAATFDETIPYPETRAYVKVVLQSAAMYRWLYRDGHPAPP
- a CDS encoding DUF4340 domain-containing protein — translated: MNPRVTMILAVVVAAIAAYIFAVDRPQAQRAEQAKHLIQFQKSEITGVSLMTSKGTVALARRDATHWDITQPYSTPAASFSVSDLLDAVTGIVPQRTLGAVGQDAAAYGLNAPDVKMTLRATGGKTVTVELGKASPVGTAIYARLDPGAVYLLDAAVKDSLSKSAADLRQKTLADFANADVQQVRIASADSTLVVDRTGPDRWRIEGAGAPHAHPAWPADDFKVTDMFFPLTTSEAKRFHDGVTDLRPYGLDHPAVTMDLALKGHPEPLRILVAPGGKVAYGMIAGAHTVLELDPTIVGKVAPAAITLLSTRVLPYNPADLTTFTWRRNGQSLEVHRQGPGFTGGRLSDQDVSDMFSAMNLLDADSVRAVAASPQAAPAFEIRTDGGTDARFAVRFYPQPKGGWLVTDQALGLEYVVAANALDALPTSIKTFLGLPAQPGAPSSGGHGPAVTHPGATPPPAGTPHKP